Proteins encoded together in one Portunus trituberculatus isolate SZX2019 chromosome 39, ASM1759143v1, whole genome shotgun sequence window:
- the LOC123515537 gene encoding saccharopine dehydrogenase-like oxidoreductase produces the protein MPERKYDLVVLGATGYTGQYVAEEVGRIAEKQSSLTYAFAGRNKEKLEHTLETAQANTGLDLAKAEILVVDVNDEESLKKMAAQAKVVINCVGPYRYYGLKVVKACVEEGANHVDISGEPQYLEQAQLEYSEAAQKAGVHVVGSCGFDSIPADLGTTFLQQVFPGDVNSVEAVVTTDDDSEGKASINFTTMECAVLGLTHSKELKGLRKKLFTTQLPKPSFRPEPRGKLFYSDEAKRWCVPNMASDRSVVMRTQRILYEKEQMRPTQFQVYFGMTRFNAILSILFGILFYILTMISFTRSLLLKYPEFFTGGVVTRQGPKRSDLTGLKFLVVLTGKGWDKKLEDPAQQHTDPPNVTKTVKVKGPDPGYFGTAILVTQSALTILEEKDKLPQEGGVFPPGAAFLKTSLRQRLEEKGIHFTADE, from the exons GTTGGTCGAATTGCTGAGAAGCAGTCCAGCCTGACATACGCCTTTGCTGGCAGGAACAAGGAGAAGCTTGAACACACATTGGAGACTGCCCAGGCCAACACAGGCCTGGACCTTGCCAAGGCAGAGATACTTGTGGTGGATGTAAATGATGAAGAAAGTCTTAAAAAGATGGCAGCTCAGGCCAAGGTGGTCATTAACTGTGTGGGACCT TATCGCTACTATGGGCTGAAGGTGGTGAAGGCCTGTGTGGAGGAGGGAGCAAACCATGTGGACATCAGTGGAGAGCCCCAGTACTTGGAGCAGGCACAGCTGGAGTACTCTGAGGCAGCACAGAAGGCGGGTGTGCATGTGGTGGGATCATGCGGCTTCGACTCCATCCCAGCTGATTTGGGCACCACTTTTTTGCAGCAGGTGTTTCCAG GAGATGTGAACTCCGTGGAGGCTGTTGTTACTACGGATGATGATTCAGAG GGTAAGGCCTCCATCAACTTTACTACCATGGAGTGTGCAGTGCTGGGACTCACTCACAGCAAGGAGTTAAAGGGACTAAGGAAGAAGCTTTTCACAACCCAACTCCCCAAGCCTTCCTTCAGGCCTGAGCCACG AGGGAAGCTCTTTTATAGTGATGAGGCAAAGCGGTGGTGTGTGCCCAACATGGCGTCGGATCGCTCTGTGGTGATGAGGACTCAGAGGATCCTGTATGAGAAGGAACAGATGAGACCTACCCAGTTCCAAGTTTACTTTGGCATGACTCGCTTCAATGCTATATTGTCCATCCTCTTTGGCATCTTGTTCTATATTCTCACTATGATTTCCTTCACCCGCAGTCTTTTGCTGAAG TATCCTGAATTCTTCACTGGAGGAGTGGTCACCCGCCAGGGACCCAAACGCTCTGATCTGACAGGGTTGAAGTTTTTGGTTGTGCTGACAGGAAAGGGCTGGGACAAAAAGCTTGAGGATCCTGCACAGCAACACACTGATCCACCAAATGTCACCAAGACTGTCAAG GTGAAGGGGCCTGACCCTGGCTACTTTGGCACTGCTATCCTGGTCACACAGAGTGCCTTGACCATcctggaggagaaagacaagctgCCACAAGA GGGTGGTGTGTTCCCTCCAGGGGCAGCCTTCCTCAAGACCTCCCTGCGTCAGCGCTTGGAAGAGAAAGGCATCCATTTTACTGCTgatgagtaa